In the Choloepus didactylus isolate mChoDid1 chromosome 5, mChoDid1.pri, whole genome shotgun sequence genome, one interval contains:
- the STEAP1 gene encoding metalloreductase STEAP1 isoform X2, whose amino-acid sequence MLKRPVLLHLHQTTPFDEFDCPPELKHEQELFPKWRLPVKIASIIAFLTFLYTLLREIIHPLVTTHQQYFYKIPILVINKVLPMVSITLLALVYLPGVIAAIVQLHNGTKYKKFPNWLDSWLLTRKQFGLLSFFFAVLHAIYSLSYPMRRSYRYKLLNWAYQQVQQNKEDAWIEHDVWRMEIYVSLGIVGLAILALLAVTSIPSVSNSLTWREFHYIQSKLGIVSLLLATIHALIFAWNKWVDIKQFGWHTPPTFMIAVFLPTVVLVCKAILFLPCFRRKILKIRHGWEDVTKINKTEVSTQF is encoded by the exons ATGCTGAAAAGACCTGTGCTTTTGCATTTGCACCAAACAACCCCTTTTGATGAATTTGATTGCCCCCCAGAACTTAAACATGAACAAGAACTCTTTCCAAAATGGCGTTTGCCAGTTAAAATAGCTTCTATCATAGCGTTTCTGACTTTTCTCTATACTCTTTTGAGGGAAATAATTCACCCTCTTGTAACTACCCAtcaacaatatttttataaaattccaaTCCTAGTCATCAACAAAGTGTTGCCCATGGTTTCCATCACACTCTTGGCATTAGTTTATTTGCCAGGTGTGATAGCAGCAATAGTACAGCTTCATAATGGAACCAAgtataagaaatttccaaattgGCTGGATAGCTGGTTGTTAACAAGAAAGCAATTTGGgcttctcagtttcttttttgcTGTACTGCATGCAATTTATAGTCTGTCCTATCCAATGAGGAGATCCTACAGATACAAGTTGCTAAACTGGGCATACCAACAG GTCCAGCAAAATAAAGAAGATGCTTGGATTGAACATGATGTTTGGAGAATGGAAATTTATGTGTCTCTGGGAATTGTGGGACTTGCGATACTGGCTCTGTTGGCTGTTACATCTATTCCCTCTGTGAGCAACTCTTTGACATGGAGAGAATTTCACTATATTCAG agCAAACTAGGAATTGTTTCCCTTCTACTGGCCACAATACATGCATTGATTTTTGCCTGGAATAAATGGGTAGATATAAAACAATTTGGGTGGCATACACCTCCAACCTTTATGATAGCAGTTTTCCTTCCAACTGTTGTCCTGGTATGTAAAGCCATActattcctgccatgcttcaggAGGAAGATATTGAAGATTAGACATGGTTGGGAAGATGTCACCAAAATTAATAAAACGGAGGTATCTACCCAGTTTTAA
- the STEAP1 gene encoding metalloreductase STEAP1 isoform X1: MESRKDITNQEELWKMKPRRNLEEDVHLNKDLGDTSMLKRPVLLHLHQTTPFDEFDCPPELKHEQELFPKWRLPVKIASIIAFLTFLYTLLREIIHPLVTTHQQYFYKIPILVINKVLPMVSITLLALVYLPGVIAAIVQLHNGTKYKKFPNWLDSWLLTRKQFGLLSFFFAVLHAIYSLSYPMRRSYRYKLLNWAYQQVQQNKEDAWIEHDVWRMEIYVSLGIVGLAILALLAVTSIPSVSNSLTWREFHYIQSKLGIVSLLLATIHALIFAWNKWVDIKQFGWHTPPTFMIAVFLPTVVLVCKAILFLPCFRRKILKIRHGWEDVTKINKTEVSTQF; encoded by the exons ATGGAGAGCAGAAAAGATATCACAAATCAAGAAGAACTCTGGAAAATGAAGCCTAGGAGAAACCTAGAAGAAGATGTTCATTTG aATAAGGACTTGGGAGATACCAGCATGCTGAAAAGACCTGTGCTTTTGCATTTGCACCAAACAACCCCTTTTGATGAATTTGATTGCCCCCCAGAACTTAAACATGAACAAGAACTCTTTCCAAAATGGCGTTTGCCAGTTAAAATAGCTTCTATCATAGCGTTTCTGACTTTTCTCTATACTCTTTTGAGGGAAATAATTCACCCTCTTGTAACTACCCAtcaacaatatttttataaaattccaaTCCTAGTCATCAACAAAGTGTTGCCCATGGTTTCCATCACACTCTTGGCATTAGTTTATTTGCCAGGTGTGATAGCAGCAATAGTACAGCTTCATAATGGAACCAAgtataagaaatttccaaattgGCTGGATAGCTGGTTGTTAACAAGAAAGCAATTTGGgcttctcagtttcttttttgcTGTACTGCATGCAATTTATAGTCTGTCCTATCCAATGAGGAGATCCTACAGATACAAGTTGCTAAACTGGGCATACCAACAG GTCCAGCAAAATAAAGAAGATGCTTGGATTGAACATGATGTTTGGAGAATGGAAATTTATGTGTCTCTGGGAATTGTGGGACTTGCGATACTGGCTCTGTTGGCTGTTACATCTATTCCCTCTGTGAGCAACTCTTTGACATGGAGAGAATTTCACTATATTCAG agCAAACTAGGAATTGTTTCCCTTCTACTGGCCACAATACATGCATTGATTTTTGCCTGGAATAAATGGGTAGATATAAAACAATTTGGGTGGCATACACCTCCAACCTTTATGATAGCAGTTTTCCTTCCAACTGTTGTCCTGGTATGTAAAGCCATActattcctgccatgcttcaggAGGAAGATATTGAAGATTAGACATGGTTGGGAAGATGTCACCAAAATTAATAAAACGGAGGTATCTACCCAGTTTTAA